From a single Lolium rigidum isolate FL_2022 chromosome 7, APGP_CSIRO_Lrig_0.1, whole genome shotgun sequence genomic region:
- the LOC124669437 gene encoding uncharacterized protein LOC124669437 produces the protein MVNSSRFVALFLLIGVAAPAVFAVTDGLLPNGDFAQRPDKSQMNGVVITGRHAVPCWEISGFVEYIEPGHREGDMILALPEGASALRLGNDATIQQPINVTRKTYYSISFMAARSCAQAEKLNVSVDPEFGVLPIQTVYTSTGWDTYSWAFKARHSTVLLSIHNTGVEEDPACGPLIIAVAIKTLQPPHRTKGNLLRNGDFELGPYIFPSTPWGVLVPPILEDVHSPLPGWMIMSDTKVVKYVDAPHHAVPHGARAVELVAGRECALLQEVVTVPGWSYRLSFSVGDAANGCKGSLAVEAYAARERLRVPYESLGTGGSKPAVLEFTAIANMTRVVFQSSDHLMTSNATLCGPVLDDVLLIGVRKPAARRLRL, from the exons GACTTTTGCCCAACGGAGACTTCGCCCAGCGGCCGGACAAGTCCCAAATGAACGGCGTGGTGATAACAGGGCGCCACGCGGTACCTTGCTGGGAGATCTCTGGGTTCGTGGAGTACATCGAGCCCGGGCACAGGGAGGGAGACATGATCCTGGCGCTGCCGGAGGGCGCGTCCGCCTTGCGGCTGGGCAACGACGCCACCATCCAGCAGCCGATCAACGTCACACGTAAGACATACTACTCCATCAGCTTTATGGCCGCGCGGTCATGCGCCCAGGCCGAGAAGCTGAACGTCTCGGTCGACCCGGAATTCGGCGTGCTTCCGATTCAGACAGTGTACACCAGCACCGGCTGGGACACCTACTCGTGGGCGTTCAAGGCCAGGCACAGCACCGTGTTGCTGAGCATCCACAACACTGGCGTCGAGGAGGACCCGGCGTGCGGccccctcatcatcgccgtcgcgaTCAAGACCCTCCAACCTCCTCACCGCACCAAGG GGAACCTGCTGAGGAATGGGGATTTCGAGCTGGGGCCGTACATCTTCCCCAGCACGCCGTGGGGCGTGCTGGTGCCGCCGATCCTGGAGGACGTGCACTCGCCGCTGCCGGGGTGGATGATCATGTCGGACACCAAGGTGGTCAAGTACGTGGACGCGCCGCACCACGCCGTGCCGCACGGCGCGCGCGCCGTGGAGCTGGTGGCCGGCAGGGAATGCGCGCTGCTGCAGGAGGTGGTCACCGTGCCCGGGTGGTCGTATAGGCTGTCCTTCTCCGTCGGAGACGCGGCCAACGGGTGCAAGGGGTCCTTGGCGGTGGAGGCGTACGCGGCGCGGGAGAGGCTCAGGGTGCCGTACGAGTCCCTTGGCACGGGCGGGTCCAAGCCCGCCGTGCTCGAGTTCACGGCGATCGCCAACATGACGCGCGTGGTGTTCCAGAGCTCAGACCATCTCATGACATCGAACGCCACGCTGTGTGGGCCCGTCCTTGACGATGTCTTGCTCATCGGAGTGCGCAAGCCCGCTGCCAGGCGGCTGCGTTTGTAG